Proteins encoded together in one Eubalaena glacialis isolate mEubGla1 chromosome 7, mEubGla1.1.hap2.+ XY, whole genome shotgun sequence window:
- the PLXNB1 gene encoding plexin-B1 isoform X4 — protein sequence MPALGPALLQALWAGWVLTLQPPPPTAFTPNGTHLQHLARDPTSGTLYLGATNFLFQLSPQLQLEATVSTGPVLDSRDCLPPVTPDECPQAQPTNNPNQLLLVSPGALVVCGSVHQGVCEQRRLGQLGQLLLRPERPGDTQYVAANDPAVTTVGLVAQGLAGEPLLFVGRGYTSRGVGGGIPPITTRALRPLDPQAAFSYEETAKLAVGRLSEYSHHFVSAFARGASAYFLFLRRDLQAQSRAFRAYVSRVCLRDQHYYSYVELPLACQGGRYGLIQAAAVAMSAEVARGEVLFAAFSSAAPPTVGRPPSAAAGASGASALCAFPLDEVDRLANRTRDACYTREGRAEDGAEVAYIEYDVNSDCAQLPVDTLDAYPCGSDHTPSPMASRVPLEATPVLEWPGVQLTAVAITVEDGHTIAFLGDSQGQLHKVYLGPGSDGHPYSTRIMQQGSAVSRDLIFDGAFEHLYVMTQSTLLKVPVASCAQHLDCASCLAHRDPYCGWCVLLGRCSRRSECSRGRGLERWLWSFQPEVGCLRVAALSPANISREERREVFLSVPDLPPLWPGESYSCHFGEYQSPALLTSSGVMCPSPDPSEAPELPREADHVSVSLELRFGAVVIAEASLSFYDCMAVTLLRPSAQCQACVRSLWGCNWCVWQHLCTHKASCDAGPMVVSRQSPPLSPAPPARDAPTSFPPTAPRATVTPAPYALPVDTPSTATALDVPSGARPSLLSPREPWAGPGPTPASASTGSPLHEAPPPPSPRQRPGTAVPAPTAFGPIATAEDLLASHPLPSDAAALPPALAEPGPEALPSAVPLDQPPGTAPATTFPGAAGSTKPALDWLMREGGELPEADEWTGGDTPAFSTSTLLSGDGDSAEHEGPPAPLILLSSLDYQYDTPGLWELEETTLGPGSCPCVESVQGSSLMPVHVQREVRLLGRNLHLFQDSPGDHECVMELEGHEVVVEARVECELPPDTRCHVTCQQHQLSYEALQPELRVGLFLRRAGHLRVDSVDGLHVVLYDCSVGHEDCSRCQTAMPQYGCVWCKGEHPRCVAREACGEAEAVVTQCPAPLIHSVEPLTGPVDGGTRVTIRGSNLGQHVQDVQDTVGVAGVPCAVDAQEYEVSSSLVCITGASGEEVAGAVTVEVPGRGHGVSEHDFAYQDPKVHSVFPARGPRAGGTSLTLHGSKLLTGRLEDIRVVVGDQPCHLLLEQQAEQLRCETSPHPTPATLPVAVWFGAAERRLHHSQFEYTSDPNVTSAGPAKSFLSGGREIWVRGQNLDVVQTPRIRVTVAMRAPGPGQGLGRRHRVIPETACSPGASCGGLHFEEPCHVNSSQLITCRTPALPGLPEDPWVRVEFILDNLVFDFATLNPTPFSYEADPTLQPLNPEDPTTPFRHKPGSVLSVEGENLDLAMSKEEVVAMIGDGPCMVKTLTRHHLYCEPPVEQPLPWHHALREVPDALPEFTVQMGNLRFSLGHVQYDGESPVAFPMAAQVGLGVGTSLLALGVIIIVLMYRRKSKQALRDYKKVQIQLENLESSVRDRCKKEFTDLMTEMTDLTSDLLGSGIPFLDYKVYAERVFFPGHQESPLHRDLGVPESRRPTVEQGLGQLSNLLNSKLFLIKFIHTLESQRTFSARDRAYVASLLTVALHGKLEYFTDILRTLLSDLVAQYVAKNPKLMLRRTETVVEKLLTNWMSICLYTFVRDSVGEPLYMLFRGIKHQVDKGPVDSVTGKAKYTLNDNRLLREDVEYRPLTLNALLAVGPGAGEAQGVPVKVLDCDTISQAKEKMLDQLYKGVPLAQRPDPRTLDVEWRSGVAGHLILSDEDVTSEVQGLWRRLNTLQHYKVPDGATVALVPCLTKHVLRESQDYVPGERTPMLEDVDEGGIRPWHLVKPSEEPEPPRPRRGSLRGGERERAKAIPEIYLTRLLSMKGTLQKFVDDLFQVILSTSRPVPLAVKYFFDLLDEQAQQHGISDQDTVHIWKTNSLPLRFWINIIKNPQFVFDVQTSDNMDAVFLVIAQTFMDACTLADHKLGRDSPINKLLYARDIPRYKRMVERYYADIRQTIPASDQEMNSILAELSRNYSGDLGVRVALHELYKYINKYYDQIITALEEDGTAQKMQLGYRLQQIAAAVENKVTDL from the exons ATGCCTGCCCTCGGCCCAGCTCTTCTCCAGGCACTCTGGGCCGGGTGGGTCCTCACCCTCCAGCCCCCACCACCGACTGCTTTCACTCCCAATGGTACACATCTGCAGCACCTGGCGCGGGATCCCACCTCAGGCACCCTCTACCTAGGGGCCACCAACTTCCTGTTCCAGCTGAGCCCTCAACTGCAGCTGGAGGCCACTGTGTCCACTGGCCCTGTGCTAGACAGCAGGGACTGTCTGCCACCTGTGACGCCTGATGAGTGCCCTCAGGCCCAGCCCACCAACAACCCGAACCAGCTGCTCCTGGTGAGCCCCGGGGCCCTGGTGGTGTGTGGCAGTGTGCACCAGGGGGTCTGTGAGCAGCGGCGCCTGGGGCAGCTCGGGCAGCTGTTGCTGCGGCCAGAGCGACCTGGGGACACCCAGTATGTGGCCGCCAACGACCCTGCCGTCACCACGGTGGGACTGGTGGCCCAGGGCTTGGCTGGGGAGCCCCTCCTCTTTGTGGGGCGGGGCTACACCAGCAGGGGCGTGGGGGGTGGCATCCCTCCCATCACTACCCGCGCCTTAAGGCCGCTGGACCCCCAGGCCGCCTTCTCTTACGAGGAGACGGCCAAGCTAGCTGTGGGCCGCCTCTCCGAGTACAGCCACCACTTTGTGAGCGCCTTTGCACGCGGGGCCAGTGCCTACTTCCTCTTTCTCCGGCGGGACCTGCAGGCTCAGTCTCGAGCTTTCCGTGCCTATGTGTCCCGTGTGTGCCTCCGGGACCAGCACTACTACTCCTACGTGGAGTTGCCTCTGGCCTGTCAGGGGGGCCGCTACGGGCTGATCCAGGCTGCGGCTGTGGCCATGTCCGCGGAGGTGGCCCGGGGGGAGGTGCTGTTTGCAGCCTTCTCCTCGGCCGCTCCCCCCACTGTGGGCCGGCCCCCGTCGGCAGCTGCCGGGGCATCTGGAGCCTCTGCCCTCTGTGCCTTCCCCCTGGATGAGGTGGATCGCCTTGCTAATCGCACACGCGATGCCTGCTACACTCGGGAGGGCCGCGCTGAGGATGGGGCCGAGGTGGCCTACATTGAGTATGATGTCAATTCCGACTGTGCTCAGCTGCCCGTG GACACCCTGGATGCTTACCCTTGTGGCTCAGACCACACGCCCAGCCCCATGGCCAGCCGTGTCCCTCTGGAAGCCACGCCAGTTCTGGAGTGGCCAGGGGTTCAGCTAACAGCCGTGGCGATCACTGTGGAAGATGGACACACCATTGCTTTCCTGGGTGACAGTCAAGGGCAGCTGCATAAG GTCTACTTGGGCCCAGGGAGTGATGGCCACCCGTACTCCACACGGATCATGCAGCAGGGGTCTGCGGTGAGCAGAGACCTCATCTTTGATGGGGCCTTCGAGCACCTGTATGTCATGACCCAGAGCACG CTTCTCAAGGTTCCTGTGGCCTCCTGTGCTCAGCACCTGGACTGTGCATCTTGCCTGGCTCACAGGGACCCATACTGTGGGTGGTGTGTGCTCCTCGGCAG GTGCAGTCGCCGTTCCGAGTGCTCTCGGGGCCGGGGCTTAGAGCGGTGGCTGTGGAGCTTCCAGCCTGAGGTGGGCTGTCTGCGAGTGGCAGCCTTGAGTCCTGCTAACATCAGCcgtgaggagaggagggag GTTTTCTTGTCGGTACCTGATCTGCCACCCCTGTGGCCAGGGGAGTCTTATTCCTGCCACTTCGGGGAATACCAGAGCCCTGCCCTGCTGACCAGTTCTGGTGTGATGTGCCCCTCCCCAGACCCTAGTGAGGCTCCAGAGCTGCCGAGAGAAGCCG ACCACGTCTCCGTGAGCCTGGAGCTCAGGTTTGGCGCCGTCGTGATTGCCGAGGCTTCCCTCTCCTTCTATGACTGCATGGCCGTCACCTTGCTCCGCCCGTCTGCACA GTGCCAGGCCTGCGTGAGAAGCCTCTGGGGGTGTAACTGGTGCGTCTGGCAGCACCTGTGCACACACAAGGCCTCGTGTGATGCTGGGCCCATGGTGGTCAGCCGACAG AGCccgcccctctccccagcccctcctgcaaGAGACGCACCCACCTCCTTCccacccacagcccccagggccacgGTCACCCCGGCTCCTTACGCCCTTCCCGTGGACACTCCTTCCACAGCCACAGCCTTGGATGTCCCCTCCGGGGCCAGGCCTTCCCTGCTCAGCCCCCGGGAGCCGTGGGCAGGTCCCGGCCCCACACCTGCCTCAGCTTCCACGGGCTCACCTCTCCATgaggcccctcctcctcccagcccccgccaGAGGCCTGGAACCGCTGTCCCTGCCCCCACGGCCTTCGGACCCATAGCCACCGCCGAGGACCTCTTGGCCTCACACCCATTGCCCTCAGACGCAGCAGCACTGCCCCCCGCCCTTGCAGAGCCTGGCCCCGAGGCTCTCCCCTCTGCGGTACCCCTGGACCAGCCCCCCGGCACGGCTCCCGCCACCACTTTCCCAGGGGCCGCTGGCTCCACGAAGCCCGCTCTGGACTGGCTCATGAGAGAAGGCGGCGAGCTGCCCGAGGCGGACGAGTGGACGGGGGGTGACACACCCGCCTTCTCCACTTCCACCCTCCTCTCAGGTGATGGAGACTCTGCTGAGCACGAGGGCCCTCCCGCCCCCCTCATCCTCCTGTCCAGCCTTGACTACCAGTACGACACCCCTGGGCTCTGGGAGCTG GAGGAGACGACCTTGGGGCCAGGCTCCTGCCCTTGTGTGGAGAGCGTGCAGGGCTCCAGCCTGATGCCGGTCCACGTGCAGCGAGAAGTGCGACTGCTGGGCAGGAACCTGCACCTCTTCCAG GACAGCCCAGGAGACCATGAGTGTGTGATGGAGCTGGAGGGCCACGAGGTGGTGGTTGAGGCCCGGGTCGAATGCGAGCTGCCTCCAGATACCCGGTGCCACGTCACCTGCCAGCAGCACCAG CTCAGCTATGAGGCTCTGCAGCCAGAGCTCCGCGTGGGGCTGTTTCTGCGTCGGGCTGGCCATCTGCGTGTGGACAGTGTGGATGGGCTGCACG TGGTGCTTTATGACTGTTCCGTGGGACACGAGGACTGCAGCCGCTGCCAAACTGCCATGCCCCAGTACGGCTGTGTGTGGTGCAAGGGGGAGCATCCACGCTGCGTGGCCCGGGAGGCCTGTGGcgaggctgaggctgtggtcaCCCAGTGCCCGGCACCCCTCATCCACTCG GTGGAGCCACTGACTGGGCCTGTAGACGGAGGCACCCGTGTCACCATCAGGGGCTCCAACCTGGGCCAACATGTGCAGGACGTGCAGGACACGGTCGGGGTGGCTGGAGTGCCCTGTGCTGTGGATGCTCAGGAGTACGAGGTGTCCAGCAG CCTTGTGTGTATCACTGGGGCCAGCGGGGAGGAGGTGGCAGGCGCTGTGACGGTGGAGGTGCCAGGAAGAGGACACGGCGTCTCAGAGCATGACTTTGCCTACCAG GACCCAAAGGTGCATTCCGTCTTCCCGGCCCGAGGCCCCAGAGCCGGGGGCACCAGCCTCACCCTGCACGGCTCCAAGCTTCTGACCGGGCGGCTGGAGGACATCCGAGTGGTAGTTGGAGACCAGCCTTGTCACCT GCTGCTGGAGCAGCAGGCGGAGCAGCTGCGGTGTGAGACCAGCCCACACCCCACGCCTGCCACGCTCCCCGTGGCTGTGTGGTTTGGGGCTGCTGAGCGGAGGCTTCATCACAGCCAGTTTGAGTACACATCAGACCCCAACGTCACCTCTGCTGGCCCCGCCAAGAGCTTCCTCAG TGGAGGACGTGAGATATGGGTCCGTGGCCAGAATTTGGACGTGGTACAGACACCAAGAATCCGAGTGACTGTGGCCATGAGAGCGCCAGGGCCAGGCCAGGGGCTTGGGCGGAGGCACCGCGTGATCCCAGAGACGGCgtgctcccctggagcctcctgtGGCGGCCTTCAC TTTGAGGAGCCTTGCCACGTGAACTCCTCCCAGCTCATCACGTGCCGCACGCCGGCCCTCCCAGGCCTGCCTGAGGACCCCTGGGTCCGTGTGGAATTCATCCTTGACAACCTGGTCTTTGACTTTGCAACACTGAACCCCACACCCTTCTCCTATGAGGCCGACCCCACTTTGCAGCCCCTCAACCCCGAGGACCCCACCACACCATTCCGGCACAAGCCTGGGAGTGTGCTCTCTGTGGAG GGGGAGAATCTGGACCTTGCAATGTCCAAGGAGGAGGTGGTGGCCATGATAGGGGACGGCCCCTGCATGGTGAAGACGCTGACCCGGCACCACCTGTACTGTGAGCCCCCCGTGGAGCAGCCCCTACCCTggcatcatgccctccgggagGTGCCTGACGCTTTGCCTGAGTTCACG GTGCAGATGGGGAACCTACGCTTCTCCCTGGGCCACGTGCAGTACGATGGCGAGAGCCCTGTGGCTTTTCCCATGGCAGCCCAGGTGGGCTTGGGGGTGGGCACCTCTCTTCTGGCTCTGGGTGTCATCATCATTGTCCTCATGTACAG GAGGAAGAGCAAGCAGGCTCTGAGGGACTATAAGAAGGTGCAGATCCAGCTGGAGAATCTGGAGAGCAGCGTGCGGGACCGCTGCAAGAAGGAGTTCACAG ACCTTATGACCGAGATGACCGATCTTACCAGTGACCTTCTGGGCAGCGGCATCCCCTTCCTCGACTACAAGGTGTATGCCGAGAGGGTCTTCTTCCCTGGGCACCAGGAGTCGCCCTTGCACCGGGACCTGGGCGTGCCTGAGAGCAGGCGACCCACTGTGGAACAAGGGCTGGGGCAGCTCTCCAACCTGCTTAACAGCAAGCTCTTCCTCATCAAG TTCATCCACACCCTGGAGAGCCAGCGCACCTTCTCAGCTCGGGACCGCGCCTATGTGGCATCTCTGCTCACCGTGGCACTGCATGGGAAGCTTGAGTACTTCACTGACATCCTGCgcaccctgctcagtgacctggtGGCCCAGTATGTGGCCAAGAACCCCAAACTGATGCTGCGCAG GACAGAGACCGTGGTGGAGAAGCTGCTCACCAACTGGATGTCCATCTGCCTGTACACTTTCGTGAGG GACTCGGTAGGGGAGCCTCTGTACATGCTTTTCCGTGGAATTAAGCATCAAGTGGACAAGGGGCCGGTAGACAGCGTGACTGGCAAAGCCAAATACACCCTGAATGACAACCGCCTGCTCCGAGAGGACGTGGAGTACCGTCCCCTG ACCTTGAATGCACTACTGGCCGTGGGGCCTGGAGCGGGAGAAGCCCAGGGCGTGCCCGTGAAGGTCCTGGACTGTGACACCATCTCCCAGGCCAAGGAAAAGATGTTGGACCAGCTTTATAAAGGAGTGCCTCTTGCCCAGCGGCCAGACCCCCGCACCCTGGACGTCG AATGGCGGTCTGGGGTGGCCGGGCATCTCATTCTTTCCGACGAGGACGTGACTTCTGAGGTCCAGGGTCTGTGGAGGCGTCTGAACACCCTGCAGCATTAcaag GTCCCAGACGGAGCAACTGTGGCCCTCGTCCCCTGCCTCACCAAGCATGTCCTCCGGGAAAGCCAGGATTACGTCCCTGGAGAGA GGACCCCAATGCTGGAGGATGTGGACGAGGGGGGCATCCGGCCCTGGCACCTGGTGAAGCCAAGCGAGGAGCCGGAGCCGCCCAGGCCTCGGAGGGGCAGCCTCCGGGGCGGGGAGCGGGAGCGAGCCAAGGCCATCCCTGAGATCTACCTGACCCGCCTGCTGTCCAtgaag GGCACCCTGCAGAAGTTTGTGGATGACCTGTTCCAGGTGATTCTCAGCACCAGCCGTCCCGTGCCGCTCGCTGTGAAGTACTTCTTTGACCTGCTGGACGAGCAGGCCCAGCAGCATGGCATCTCGGACCAGGACACTGTCCATATATGGAAGACCaacag CTTGCCGCTGAGGTTCTGGATCAATATAATAAAAAACCCACAGTTTGTGTTCGACGTGCAGACATCTGACAACATGGATGCGGTGTTCCTGGTCATTGCACAGACCTTCATGGATGCCTGCACCCTGGCTGACCACAAGCTGGGCCGG GACTCTCCCATCAACAAACTTCTGTATGCTCGGGATATTCCCCGGTACAAACGGATGGTGGAAAG GTACTACGCAGACATCAGACAGACCATCCCTGCCAGTGATCAAGAGATGAACTCCATCCTGGCCGAGCTGTCCCGG AACTACTCTGGAGACCTGGGGGTGCGAGTGGCCCTGCACGAACTCTACAAGTATATCAACAAATACTATGACCAG ATCATCACTGCCCTGGAGGAAGATGGCACGGCCCAGAAGATGCAGCTGGGCTATCGGCTCCAGCAGATCGCAGCGGCTGTAGAAAACAAGGTCACAGATCTGTAG